A region of the Deltaproteobacteria bacterium genome:
TCTAAAGTGACAGGAACTATTGCTGGAAGTGAGGATAATCTCGCCATTTTGGGGGATACTTTTCCCGCTGGTACCTTAACCGGCGCGCCTAAGTACAAGGCGATGGAGTTAATAGATCGCTACGAAGGTACACCAAGGGGTGTATATGGAGGCTGTCTTGGATATATTGGTTTTAATGGCGACTATATCCAAGCGATTATCATTCGCTCGTTTTTTAGCAAAAATAACGTGCTCTACTATCAGGCTGGTGCTGGGATAGTTGCAGAGTCAAATGCGCAGAGCGAATCGAACGAGGTTCACAACAAACTTATGGCGCTGCGCCAGGCTATGGATGACGCCGAAAAATTTTGAGTTTTATACCTAACATGTTTAAGATTTTGTTAATCGATAATTATGACTCCTTTACTTACAACTTGCTATACCTCCTTAAGCAGATTGGTTGTAAACAGGTCGAAGTCGTGAGAAACGATAAGTTCGATATCTCTTATGTGGAACAATTCGATAGGGTAGTAATTTCACCAGGCCCAGGTGTCCCGCGGGAAGCTGGATTGATGTTGGAAGTTATAAGGAGATATGGTTCGAGCAAGGGGATACTTGGGGTCTGTTTGGGTCATCAGGGGATAGTTGAGGTTTTTGGAGGCAGTCTGATTAACATGGATGTGGTTGTTCACGGCAAGGCTTTGCCGACTAGGGTAATTGACCCAGGGGAAGTCCTGTTTAAGGGCTTGCCCGAAACTTTTCTCACTGGGCGCTATCACTCATGGGTAGCCGATAAAGATTCGTTGCCTGGGTGTTTAAAAATTACCGCGGAAGATGAGGCAGGTCGGGTGATGGCGGTTAGTCACGAGAATTTTGACGTAAGGGGGGTTCAGTTTCATCCCGAATCGATTTTGACCGAGCACGGGGATCTTATTATGCGAAATTGGATTGCACTTGACTCGAAATCACATACTGCGAAATGAGAGACATATTAAATAGGCTCTATAACAGAAGAACGCTCCTAAGCGAGGAAGCGAGAGAGATTCTTAAGGATATTGCGTCGGGGAAGTTTAACGCCTGCCAAGTATCTTCGTTCCTTAGCGTCTTTAAGATGAGGGCTATAACTATTGATGAGCTTCAAGGTTTTCGCGATGCCTTGCTAGAGCTTTGCGTGCATATCGATTTGTCGCCATACGATGTAATTGATTTGTGCGGAACCGGCGGAGATCACAAGGACACTTTTAATATATCCACATTGGCAGCGTTTGTCGTTGCGGGGAGTGGCATCAGCGTTGCCAAGCACGGTAATTATGCGGTTTCGTCTATTTGCGGTTCGTCTAATGTGCTCGAACATTTGGGCGTTGAGTTTTGTAATAGCGAGGAATCCTTGAGGCGTAGCTTGGAGCGAGCGAATATATGTTTCCTTCACGCACCCCTCTTTCATCCGGCAATGCGGCACGTTGCTCCTATTAGAAGGGATTTGGGGGTTGCCACGTTTTTTAATTTGCTTGGCCCGATTGTAAATCCAGCTCGCCCAAAGGCGCAATTACTGGGCGTTTATAGCTTGGAGCTTCTTAGGCTGTATTCTTATCTCTTCCAGGGAGAGCAGGTCGATTACGTCATTTTGCATTCGCTGGACGGATACGATGAGATTTCATTAACGGGGCCGTTTAAAATTGCTGGGCGAGGAGTTGAGCGGGTTATGGAATCTGGGGATTTGGGTTTAAGTGATGTAAGGGCTGAGGATATTCGCGGAGGCAGAACTATTCCGGAGGCGGCGAAAATTTTTGTTAATGTTTTAGAGGGAAGGGGCACGCGAGCACAAAATGATGTGGTTATTGCCAATGCGGCGATGGCTATTTACAGTTGTAGGTCTAATACGGCTTTAGAGACTGCCGTGGCGATGGCCCGCGAAGCTTTGGAGTCGAAAGGAGCGTTAAAGTGCTTTAAGGAAGTGCTAAGATAGCGAGTTGTGGCTAATGAGTAGATTGGATGAAATAATTGCCAACAAGAGAAGGGAGTTAGAGGACAAAAAAAACCTCTGTCCAGTTAAAATGCTTGAATCTAGCATTTATTGCCGCAGGCATGCGCTTAGTCTTAAAGGCAACTTGCAGCGCGGTGACGGGGTTGGACTTATAGCAGAGATAAAGCGCAAGTCGCCCTCCCGCGGGGTTATTAACTCCGCGGTTTCTGTGGAGGACTTATCCGTCGGTTATGTGCGAGCAGGGGCAAGTGCATTATCGGTGCTCACAGACAATGTTTACTTTGGCGGTAAAAACGAGGATTTGGCTCGAGCGCGGCAGCTCAATGAGATCCCCATTTTGCGCAAGGATTTTATTGTAGACGAGTATCAAGTAATAGAAGCAAAGTCTATTGGTGCTGATGCCGTATTGCTTATTGCGGCGGTGCTTGCTCCGGATGAAATTAAAAGCCTTTCGTCTTTTGCTCGGCAGCTTGGGCTTGAGGTCCTTTTAGAAGTTCATTCAGAGGAAGAGCTCAGTCGGAGTTTGTGCGACACAATTGATATTGTGGGGATAAACAATCGCGATTTAAGAGATTTTTCTGTTAATGTCGAAACGTCTTTTAAGATTTTTCACTCGGTTCCAAAGTCAGTGTTAGCAATATCTGAAAGCGGAATAGAATCTGCAGAGACCGCTAAGAGATTGCGCGATGCTGGTTTTAGGGGTTTTTTGATTGGGGAGCGTTTTATGAAAGAGCCGCGACCCGAGGTGGCGTGTGCGGTGTTTGTTGAAGAACTAAAGCGCTTGCTGGAGGGCGATGCAAGTGGATAGCTTGCAGATTAAGGTGTGTGGCATGCGAGATAGGCAAAATATCCAAGAGATTGCTTCCTTGCGCCCCGATTATATGGGCTTTATTTTTTATCCTGAATCGAGCCGCTATTGTGGCGCTGTTTTGGATCCAGAGGTTGTTCGGCAGATTGCTTTTTCGGTTGGGACGGTTGGCGTCTTTGTAGGCGATGAGTTAGAGAAGGTGATAGATACAGTGACGCACTTTGGGATGAATATGGTGCAGTTACATGGGGCCGAGACGCCAGAGTATTGTGAGAATTTAAAACTAGCGAAGCCTGAACTGGGGCTTATTAAGGCGTTTGGCATTGATGGGGATGAAATTCCTCCAAGCGTTAGCGATTACGCAGATGTCGCGGATTATTTCTTGTTCGACACTAGAACCGCTAGCGTTGGGGGGAGTGGCAAAAAGTTCGATTGGGATGTGCTCAGAAGTTATAGAGGGGAGACGCCTTTTTTTTTGGCGGGCGGCATCGGAGATGCATCGGATGTCGCCAAGATTCGCCAGTTGCGGTGGAAGTTGCCTAGACTTCTCGGTATAGATATTAATAGTCGGGTGGAGCAGGAAGTAGGAATTAAATCTGTAAAAAAAGTTCGGGAAATTATCGAAGAGCTACGCAAATGAATTACCATTGTTCCGAGAAGGGATATTTCAACGGGTTTGGCGGCGCCTTTGTGCCAGAGATGCTGATGCCCAATGTCGTTGAGCTTAGAGAGAATTATTTAGCCATAATAAATCATGCGGGGTTCCAAGAGGAGTTTTCAAAACTCTTGGCCGACTACGTCGGCAGGCCGACGCCTCTTTATTTTGCTAGTCGACTTTCTGAAAGGTTTAATACTTCTATCTACATTAAGCGCGAAGACTTAAATCACACTGGTGCTCATAAGATTAACAACACGATTGGCCAGGCGTTGTTGGCAAAAAGGCTCGGCAAGCGGCGAATTATTGCCGAGACCGGTGCCGGTCAGCATGGCGTTGCAACGGCGACGGTTTGTGCGCTTTTGGATTTAGAATGCGTGGTTTACATGGGGAGCGTCGACATTGCGCGTCAAGCGCCTAATGTCGAGCGCATGAAAATGTTAGGCGCTACTGTCGTGCCAGTGGAGTCTGGAAGTAAAACGCTAAAGGACGCTACGAATCAAGCGCTGCGCGATTGGATTTGCAATCCGAAAAATACTCATTACATCATTGGCTCAGTTGTGGGCCCTCACCCATATCCAGATATGGTGGCGCGTTTTCAGTCCGTTATTAGCAAGGAGATAAAGCAGCAGTTGTTGGAAAAAACCGGGCGAGATCGTCCCGATTTCGTCGTTGCCTGCGTGGGTGGTGGAAGTAACGCAATGGGAGCGTTTTATCACTTTTTAGAAGAAAAAGATGTTAGACTGGTAGGAGTCGAAGCCGCTGGAGAAGGGATAGATACAGAGCATAGCGCGGCTACCACAGTACTTGGTTCTATGGGGGTGTTGCATGGGTGTAAGACTTTATTGATGCAAACTAGGGATGGTCAGGTTAAAGAGGCTCATAGCATATCTGCTGGCCTGGATTATCCAGGAATTGGACCACAGCTTGCTCATTTATGTAAAAGCGGAAGGGTTCAATTTCACAACGCAACTGATGAAGAAGCTATTCAGGCTGCACTTTTACTTACCAAGATTGAAGGTATTATACCAGCCCTCGAGGCAGCTCATGCATTTGCGAGACTTGGCGATCTGGGAGCGTCCAGCAAAGATGTAGTAGTGATTAATTTATCGGGTAGGGGCGATAAAGACATGGCCGCCTATGTCAAAGCCATAAAATGAGCCAGCAGAAAAACTTGCGTTAGATCCCTCACGCAAGGCGAGCGATCTAACGCCGAGAGCAAACTAATGCTTTTCAGCACCCGATAACTCGCTTTCACTCTCAAATAAGGTTTCGAACTGTTTAGACGTATCGCCAGTGTGCTCTACCTCTATGGATTCGGAAATCGGTTTGTTTACCGATTTAAGCGATCCAGACTCAAGGTTAGGAGCAGTCATGTTAAGGTCTTTTGCCTCCGGCACTAACCGAGCGCCCTCGCCTTCTGCCTTTTGAGTCGCCAGATGGATGCGATCGACTCTTGCAGCGTGCAACCCCTTGTCTCCTTCTTGAAGCTCGTAGGCCACTTCCTCTCCATCTTTAAGAGTCTTAAAACCTTCTTGCGCTATTACTGAATAGTGAACAAACACATCCCTTCCGGTTTCGTGCTCAATAAAACCAAAGCCTTTTGCATCGTTAAACCATTTTACAACACCACGCAGCGTTTCAGCCATTTTTCTATATACTCCTTTTACCAACACCAAAGAACATAACTTAACTGTAGCTCTCTAAAACAATTGCTGCACTTAAGATGTGCTTTTTGCACTTAAACAACATTAAACTTTTTAATCTTGGCGTCAAATTCTATTTTTCTATCACGAATCAGGTGTCTATTAAGCAACGAATTGCAAAGTAATAAACACCTACTGCATTGCCTTATGATGCAGCTCTCACAACACCGTAGCTAAAATTTTCTAGGTGGCAAAGATGCTACAATCACTTATTGCTCAAGGCAACTGCTTCATAATACAGGCATTATCTAATCTTTGGTGTGTTTGGCAACTCATTTTTTTTATTCAACTAAATTTGTAAAGTGTGTATACTAATGTTCTAAATTAGTTGAATGACAGAAGGCCAGGGCAAAAATCAAAAAAACTACTAGTGCTAGCGCCTATATCTATAGAGGTTCTCGTTTTTGAATTCCAGACAAGAGATGTGTCAAATAGCGTTTGATCTCATACCGCTTCCCTTGGCGGAGGTAGATGAGAACGGCAAAGTTATGTTTGCAAACTCCGCCTTATTATCTCTATGTGGATTGACGCTTGTTGAAGTATATAAGAAATCTTTTTATTCTTTTTGTTTTTTACAGGCTGAAGATGGGGCGATCTCGTTTCGCGGCATTAAGCAAGAGTCTGTGATGGAAGTTGATCTGGAGCATAAATCAGGTGAAAAGCACCCCTATAAGCTAAAGATCATTCCATTCCAGGATCTCTTGTCGAAGAGCAAGGCTCGGTTTTTCTTAATATTAGAGCCAAGCCAGAAGGAGTATCGGCAACAATTAGAGCAGTCTCACAAGCTAGAGTCGCTTGGATCCTTAGCTAGCAGCATCGCTCACGACATAAATAACATTCTCGCCGGTGTGTTGGGTCACGTAACCTTTCTTAGGTTGTCTACGAGCAATTCTGGTTCGCAGCTCGAATCGATTGCCGCAATTGAAGATGGTGCGCGAAAGGCAGCGCATCTCACGCGTGAAATTTTGGATTATGCTCGAAATGAAAGTGTTGGCATGCATCCAATAAATTTTAGCCTTGTAATTGCAGGCGGGCTCAACCTCTTCAGAGGAGCTTTGCCAAAAAATATTCAGTTGCGGGTTGCCAGTGAGAAATCTGACGTTTTCGTTTTAGGAGATGAGAGCAAGCTTAGCCAGCTCTGCATGAATTTAGCGGTGAACGCGCGCGATGCCTTGCCCAGTGGTGGGCACATAGATGTTAGGGTTGAGCGCGTAACGGTTGACGCGGCGAAGGCACCGCGACATGTCGGCAATCCACCGAGGACTCTTGTCGCAGGCGAGTATGCTCGCCTATCGATCGAGGACGATGGGATCGGAATGTCTAAGGAGGTGCAGAAGAGAATTTTCGAGCCATATTTTACGACCAAGGAGGCTGAAGGCACTGGACTGGGACTTGCGACAGTTTTGTCTATTGTAGAGAGCCATTTGGGCGCAGTGGAAGTCACTAGCAGGTTGGGAAAAGGTACACGGTTTGATGTGTACATACCGTTATGTGAGGGGTTTTTTGAAAGCGAGGTGGATGAGGAAAAGGATGAGGTGATCCCGGGTGGAAATGAGAGGATATTAGTCGTGGATGATGAGGAAGTTGTGCGCGCGGTTATTCAGCGTAGCCTTGAGCATTTCGGCTATGAAGTTGATATTGCCAAGGATGGCTTGGATGCTGTGGCGCGTTACCAAAATAACCGTCGCTCTTATAAACTTGTTATTCTCGATATGATGATGCCGCATATGTCGGGGGATGAGGTGTTTAGGCGTTTGAGGGAGATCGATCGCGATGCCAAGGTTTTGCTGGTGAGTGGTTTTTCTAGCGAGGAACGTGCTCAAAGTGTCCTTAAATCCGGGGGCTTGGGTTTTATTCAAAAGCCATTTGCCGTGGAAGAGCTCGCTAGGGAAGTGCGCAGGTGTTTGGATGCCGCTAGCTAAACTCCAGATTGCCGCAGTTGAAATTAATCCAAATCTTATCCTTGCTCCTATGTCGGGGATAACCAATTGCTGCTTTCGTCGGCTCATTAAGCGCGTTAATCCAAACGCAGTTGGATTAGTAGTAAGCGAGTTCATTAGCGTTGAGGCTCTCTCGCGAAAAAACATGCGAAGTGTTGCAATGATGAAGATCCATCCCGAGGAAAGACCCGTAGCGATTCAGGTTTTTGGGCATGATATAGCTCGGGTGGTGGATGCGGCGGTTATGGTAGAGCAGAGCGGTGCGGATATTCTCGATATCAATAGCGGATGTCCGGTGCCTAAAGTCGTCAAGAAAGGAGGAGGTGCGGAACTCATGCGCCAGCCTGCGCATCTGGCAGAGCTATTAAGGCGCGTGCGAAAGGCAATCTCTATTCCATTGACGCTAAAAATCAGGTCTGGTTGGGACGAGAATAACAAGAATGCGCTTGAAATTGGGAAGATTGCCGCAGATAATGGCGTAGATATGCTATGCGTGCATGGAAGGACTAGGAGCTCGCTGTATCGCGGGGAGGCTGATTGGGGTATCGTAGATGAGGTTGGGCGCTCGGTTAGTGTGCCGGTGGTGTGTAGCGGGGATGTAGCCGATGGAGCTACGGCTCGACGTTGTTTTGATTACGAAAATATTTCCGCTCTTATGATTGGTCGCGCGGTTTTGGCAAATCCATGGGTTTTTTCTGAGATAAAAGTGGCCATGAATGGCGGCGACTTTGTAGCTCCCGGCGAGATAGAGATAAGAAATCTTTTGCAGGAATATAGGGAGATGTTGGTGCAAGAATTTTCTGATAGAGCTGCCTTGGGATATCTAAAGCAACTGTCTGTCAAAGTTACGAAGAGGGTTCCCAATTTAAGCGCGGTCAGGAAAAATTTATGCGCCGCAAAAACTGTGCGCGAGTTCGAAGATTCACTTAAAAGGTTGTCGAGTTGATGAGAGAAAGTGGATTAGGTTAATGATATGTTGAAGGTCGAGGGTGTAGGAAGGCAGTTTTCTCCAAAGTTTGCTCTGCGAGACATTTCATTTTCAATAGATGAGGCTGAAGTGGTGGGTTTGGTCGGTGCAGGTGGAAGTGGCAAGTCATTGTTGCTAAAGATTCTTGGTGGCGTCATTGCTCCTGAAGTCGGCTCAGTAGAGTATCCATTTGAGAATGGGAATATTGGATTTTTGTTTCAGGAGGGGGCTTTATTTGATTCGATGACGGTAATCGAAAATGTCGCGTTTCCCCTGTTGCAGAGGGCAAAAAGGGCTGAACGCGAAATGTGTTATCGCAAAGCCTATGACATGTTATTTAGTTTGGGGTTGTCTCGAGCTACTGGCAAGCTTCCGGGCGAGTTAAGTGGGGGAATGCGGCGCCGCGTCGGTATTGCGCGAGCGCTAGTAGCGGAACCTAAGCTGGTTCTTTTGGACGATCCCACTGGCGGCTTGGATCCGGTGACGGCCAGTGTTCTCATGCAGCTAGTCAAGGATTTGCACAAGCGTTATAGACCGCGCATTGTGATGGCAAGTCACGACATAAGGCGTTTAATTCCTAACGTTGATAGGATTATAGCTATCTTTGATGGAAAGCTTATTTGTAATGTTCGCAGCGTGGATATACTGAGAGATGCGCCGCCACGAGTGATAGAGTTCTTAAAGACGCGATTTTGTTTTTCGCAGCAAGTAGCAAATGCAAATGGGAAGTTATACCATTTACAAAAAGGATTTTTGTAAATGGTATAAACAGCAAGTGCGTAAGCACTTGCCAATAAACAACAAATATCGTTTCCAAAAAGTAAAATATTTAACTTACTTTTTGGAAACGGTATAGATTAAGTGTGTCTACAGCCAATTAAGGCTGTAGAATGAGTATTGTTGGAGAGTTGTGACAAAGGATAGAAAATACATACGGGAGCAAAAGGCAAAATTCTTTACCGGCATGGGTGTTCCTAAACCAGCACCGTTTGTGCCGGATGCGTTTCAAAATGATGCCATCCGTTTTTTGGAGCAGAAGCTCGATACGCTCGTAATTGCGCCGACCGGTTCAGGTAAGACTTTTATTGCCATGCGCGCTATCGAAAATATTCTAGAGCGCGGCGGTAGAACCGTATACACAGCTCCACTTAAAGCTTTGTCTAACGCAAAGTACATGGAGTTTCGTTCTCGTTTTGAGCCTCAATACAGTGTCGGCTTGTTGACGGGGGATCGCAAAATCGAGGGCGATGCCGATATTGTCGTGGCAACCACTGAGATTTATCGAAACGAATTGTATAGTTCGCGTGGGAGTTACGATTTGGTGGTTTTAGATGAGTTTCACTATTTGGCAGATTCGCAGCGCGGTCCGGTGTGGGAGGAGAGTGTTATCTTGTCGCCTCGGTCTGCTACGCTTTTGATGTTGTCGGCTTCAATATCTAATCCGCAAGATATAGCGCAGTGGATTGAGACAATTCGACATCGTCAGGTTATGGTTGTAAGTGTCGAGAAGCGGCCAGTTGAGTTGAGACTTGGGTTTTTGCATCCTACATACGGAGTCATACCACTCGAAGATAAAGACCAAAAAGCCTCTTCTGCAGTGGAGGAGTTCTACGGCAAGCAAGGGTTTAAGGGACCGGGAGGGAAGAGCTGGGCGAGGTTTAGGAAGGGGAGCTCGAGGGCGGGTTGAGGTACGAAGATGCATAGAGAAGTTCACATTTCAGAAATTTTATTACAGCTGGAGAGAGACGATCTTCTGCCGGCAATTGTTTTTCGCACGTCCAGAGCTCAGTGTGATGCAGATGTGCTTCGAGCTACGGGGAACAAGAAGCTTGAACTCCCTGTGCATAGGCAGGCTGAACTCTCTCGTTCGATCGAGGAGATTATTGTGCGCTATGACATGGATGCAGAGCTAATTCGCGCTCATGAACAGTACGATGGACTTATTCGCACTGGTATTGGAGCACATCATGCTGGTCAAT
Encoded here:
- a CDS encoding aminodeoxychorismate/anthranilate synthase component II, with translation MFKILLIDNYDSFTYNLLYLLKQIGCKQVEVVRNDKFDISYVEQFDRVVISPGPGVPREAGLMLEVIRRYGSSKGILGVCLGHQGIVEVFGGSLINMDVVVHGKALPTRVIDPGEVLFKGLPETFLTGRYHSWVADKDSLPGCLKITAEDEAGRVMAVSHENFDVRGVQFHPESILTEHGDLIMRNWIALDSKSHTAK
- the trpD gene encoding anthranilate phosphoribosyltransferase produces the protein MRDILNRLYNRRTLLSEEAREILKDIASGKFNACQVSSFLSVFKMRAITIDELQGFRDALLELCVHIDLSPYDVIDLCGTGGDHKDTFNISTLAAFVVAGSGISVAKHGNYAVSSICGSSNVLEHLGVEFCNSEESLRRSLERANICFLHAPLFHPAMRHVAPIRRDLGVATFFNLLGPIVNPARPKAQLLGVYSLELLRLYSYLFQGEQVDYVILHSLDGYDEISLTGPFKIAGRGVERVMESGDLGLSDVRAEDIRGGRTIPEAAKIFVNVLEGRGTRAQNDVVIANAAMAIYSCRSNTALETAVAMAREALESKGALKCFKEVLR
- the trpC gene encoding indole-3-glycerol phosphate synthase TrpC codes for the protein MSRLDEIIANKRRELEDKKNLCPVKMLESSIYCRRHALSLKGNLQRGDGVGLIAEIKRKSPSRGVINSAVSVEDLSVGYVRAGASALSVLTDNVYFGGKNEDLARARQLNEIPILRKDFIVDEYQVIEAKSIGADAVLLIAAVLAPDEIKSLSSFARQLGLEVLLEVHSEEELSRSLCDTIDIVGINNRDLRDFSVNVETSFKIFHSVPKSVLAISESGIESAETAKRLRDAGFRGFLIGERFMKEPRPEVACAVFVEELKRLLEGDASG
- a CDS encoding phosphoribosylanthranilate isomerase, with amino-acid sequence MDSLQIKVCGMRDRQNIQEIASLRPDYMGFIFYPESSRYCGAVLDPEVVRQIAFSVGTVGVFVGDELEKVIDTVTHFGMNMVQLHGAETPEYCENLKLAKPELGLIKAFGIDGDEIPPSVSDYADVADYFLFDTRTASVGGSGKKFDWDVLRSYRGETPFFLAGGIGDASDVAKIRQLRWKLPRLLGIDINSRVEQEVGIKSVKKVREIIEELRK
- the trpB gene encoding tryptophan synthase subunit beta; this translates as MNYHCSEKGYFNGFGGAFVPEMLMPNVVELRENYLAIINHAGFQEEFSKLLADYVGRPTPLYFASRLSERFNTSIYIKREDLNHTGAHKINNTIGQALLAKRLGKRRIIAETGAGQHGVATATVCALLDLECVVYMGSVDIARQAPNVERMKMLGATVVPVESGSKTLKDATNQALRDWICNPKNTHYIIGSVVGPHPYPDMVARFQSVISKEIKQQLLEKTGRDRPDFVVACVGGGSNAMGAFYHFLEEKDVRLVGVEAAGEGIDTEHSAATTVLGSMGVLHGCKTLLMQTRDGQVKEAHSISAGLDYPGIGPQLAHLCKSGRVQFHNATDEEAIQAALLLTKIEGIIPALEAAHAFARLGDLGASSKDVVVINLSGRGDKDMAAYVKAIK
- a CDS encoding cold shock domain-containing protein, with the protein product MAETLRGVVKWFNDAKGFGFIEHETGRDVFVHYSVIAQEGFKTLKDGEEVAYELQEGDKGLHAARVDRIHLATQKAEGEGARLVPEAKDLNMTAPNLESGSLKSVNKPISESIEVEHTGDTSKQFETLFESESELSGAEKH
- a CDS encoding response regulator, coding for MNSRQEMCQIAFDLIPLPLAEVDENGKVMFANSALLSLCGLTLVEVYKKSFYSFCFLQAEDGAISFRGIKQESVMEVDLEHKSGEKHPYKLKIIPFQDLLSKSKARFFLILEPSQKEYRQQLEQSHKLESLGSLASSIAHDINNILAGVLGHVTFLRLSTSNSGSQLESIAAIEDGARKAAHLTREILDYARNESVGMHPINFSLVIAGGLNLFRGALPKNIQLRVASEKSDVFVLGDESKLSQLCMNLAVNARDALPSGGHIDVRVERVTVDAAKAPRHVGNPPRTLVAGEYARLSIEDDGIGMSKEVQKRIFEPYFTTKEAEGTGLGLATVLSIVESHLGAVEVTSRLGKGTRFDVYIPLCEGFFESEVDEEKDEVIPGGNERILVVDDEEVVRAVIQRSLEHFGYEVDIAKDGLDAVARYQNNRRSYKLVILDMMMPHMSGDEVFRRLREIDRDAKVLLVSGFSSEERAQSVLKSGGLGFIQKPFAVEELAREVRRCLDAAS
- a CDS encoding tRNA-dihydrouridine synthase, whose product is MPLAKLQIAAVEINPNLILAPMSGITNCCFRRLIKRVNPNAVGLVVSEFISVEALSRKNMRSVAMMKIHPEERPVAIQVFGHDIARVVDAAVMVEQSGADILDINSGCPVPKVVKKGGGAELMRQPAHLAELLRRVRKAISIPLTLKIRSGWDENNKNALEIGKIAADNGVDMLCVHGRTRSSLYRGEADWGIVDEVGRSVSVPVVCSGDVADGATARRCFDYENISALMIGRAVLANPWVFSEIKVAMNGGDFVAPGEIEIRNLLQEYREMLVQEFSDRAALGYLKQLSVKVTKRVPNLSAVRKNLCAAKTVREFEDSLKRLSS
- a CDS encoding ATP-binding cassette domain-containing protein — encoded protein: MLKVEGVGRQFSPKFALRDISFSIDEAEVVGLVGAGGSGKSLLLKILGGVIAPEVGSVEYPFENGNIGFLFQEGALFDSMTVIENVAFPLLQRAKRAEREMCYRKAYDMLFSLGLSRATGKLPGELSGGMRRRVGIARALVAEPKLVLLDDPTGGLDPVTASVLMQLVKDLHKRYRPRIVMASHDIRRLIPNVDRIIAIFDGKLICNVRSVDILRDAPPRVIEFLKTRFCFSQQVANANGKLYHLQKGFL
- a CDS encoding DEAD/DEAH box helicase — protein: MTKDRKYIREQKAKFFTGMGVPKPAPFVPDAFQNDAIRFLEQKLDTLVIAPTGSGKTFIAMRAIENILERGGRTVYTAPLKALSNAKYMEFRSRFEPQYSVGLLTGDRKIEGDADIVVATTEIYRNELYSSRGSYDLVVLDEFHYLADSQRGPVWEESVILSPRSATLLMLSASISNPQDIAQWIETIRHRQVMVVSVEKRPVELRLGFLHPTYGVIPLEDKDQKASSAVEEFYGKQGFKGPGGKSWARFRKGSSRAG